A region of Frederiksenia canicola DNA encodes the following proteins:
- the dnaJ gene encoding molecular chaperone DnaJ, whose protein sequence is MSKRDYYEVLGLSKGASEQEIKRAYKRLAAKHHPDKNQGSKEAEEKFKEIKEAYEVLGDSEKRAMYDQYGHQAFEQGGFGGGGGFGGFGGGGFGGFEDIFSEMFGGGFGGGRGRQRVVRGDDLQYNLEITLEEAVRGVKKDIRIQTLAECDTCHGSGAEAGSKVETCPHCHGSGRIRRQQGFFMTEQTCPTCHGTGKKIEKPCKSCHGDGRVHKTKNLSVTIPAGVDTGNQLRLSGEGAAGENGAPAGDLYVVIHVKEHDIFVRDGLNLYCEVPISFTMAALGGEIEVPTLDGRVKLKIPAETQTGKLFRVRAKGISSPRSHHTGDLICKVIIETPVSLNEEQKALLRKLEESLEGKGQHRPKHQGFFEGVKKFFDNLGK, encoded by the coding sequence ATGTCAAAACGTGATTATTATGAAGTCCTTGGATTAAGCAAAGGGGCGAGTGAACAAGAGATCAAACGTGCCTATAAACGTTTGGCAGCAAAGCATCACCCCGATAAAAACCAAGGCAGCAAAGAAGCAGAAGAAAAATTTAAAGAGATCAAAGAAGCCTACGAAGTGTTAGGCGATAGCGAAAAACGTGCAATGTACGACCAATACGGTCATCAAGCCTTCGAACAAGGTGGATTTGGTGGAGGCGGTGGCTTCGGCGGATTTGGAGGTGGCGGTTTCGGCGGCTTTGAAGATATTTTCAGCGAAATGTTCGGCGGTGGTTTTGGTGGCGGACGTGGTCGTCAGCGTGTGGTACGTGGCGACGACTTACAGTACAACCTTGAAATTACTCTTGAAGAAGCTGTTCGAGGTGTGAAAAAAGATATTCGCATTCAAACGTTAGCCGAATGTGATACCTGTCATGGTAGTGGTGCAGAAGCTGGTAGCAAAGTAGAAACCTGTCCACACTGTCATGGCTCAGGGCGTATTCGCCGTCAGCAAGGGTTCTTTATGACGGAGCAAACCTGTCCAACTTGTCATGGCACTGGCAAGAAAATCGAAAAACCTTGTAAATCTTGCCATGGTGATGGACGTGTTCACAAAACCAAAAATCTTTCTGTCACAATTCCTGCAGGCGTAGATACCGGTAACCAGTTACGTTTATCGGGCGAAGGAGCGGCAGGCGAAAACGGCGCACCAGCAGGCGATTTATATGTGGTGATTCACGTGAAAGAACACGATATTTTCGTGCGTGATGGCTTAAATCTTTATTGCGAGGTGCCGATCAGCTTCACGATGGCCGCCCTTGGTGGTGAAATTGAAGTGCCGACTTTAGATGGACGAGTGAAGTTGAAGATTCCGGCAGAAACCCAAACGGGCAAATTGTTCCGTGTTCGAGCTAAAGGTATTAGCAGCCCACGCTCGCACCATACTGGTGATTTGATCTGCAAAGTGATCATCGAAACGCCTGTATCGCTCAATGAAGAACAGAAAGCGCTATTACGCAAATTGGAAGAAAGCCTCGAAGGTAAAGGGCAACACCGCCCGAAACACCAAGGTTTTTTCGAAGGCGTGAAGAAATTCTTTGATAATTTAGGCAAGTAA
- a CDS encoding effector binding domain-containing protein has translation MKLYPIITKTFDQTATGEDFQQLWQSVELPENSQCYGVYFNYQDNGNRYEFAIATETPNDNAPIVLDDLTWYEKFSTKVEHLGETWDTICRKGKQGLLRRAFTVDFEQYQPDGRVDVFVSIVAHC, from the coding sequence ATGAAACTCTACCCAATTATCACAAAAACATTCGACCAAACCGCAACTGGCGAAGATTTTCAGCAACTTTGGCAATCCGTTGAATTACCTGAAAATAGCCAATGCTACGGCGTTTACTTTAACTATCAAGACAACGGTAACCGTTACGAGTTTGCGATTGCAACGGAAACGCCAAATGATAATGCACCGATTGTGCTTGATGATTTAACCTGGTACGAAAAATTCAGCACCAAAGTTGAACACCTTGGCGAAACGTGGGACACGATTTGTCGCAAGGGTAAACAAGGTTTATTAAGACGTGCTTTTACGGTTGATTTCGAGCAGTATCAACCAGACGGCAGAGTAGATGTGTTTGTGTCGATTGTGGCGCATTGTTAA
- a CDS encoding VapD, which yields MDTNCLKDNYHNASYNNAYYDLRNVLEQHGFEHLQGSVYLGREGVSEAHGTLAIQELTAKFDWFYPCVSNIKFYRIESDLNADFIAENMHRAKMAFEKQLKVLEQTLIDSGLSQKQIDEILKKQVFSLENAQ from the coding sequence ATGGACACAAATTGTCTGAAAGACAATTACCATAACGCCAGCTATAACAACGCTTACTATGACTTGCGCAACGTGTTGGAACAGCACGGCTTTGAGCATTTGCAGGGCAGCGTGTATCTCGGGCGTGAAGGCGTGAGCGAAGCCCACGGCACCTTGGCAATTCAGGAGCTGACTGCAAAATTTGACTGGTTCTACCCGTGCGTGTCGAACATCAAATTTTACCGCATCGAAAGCGATCTCAACGCCGACTTTATCGCGGAAAACATGCACCGCGCGAAAATGGCATTTGAGAAACAGCTTAAAGTGCTAGAACAAACGCTCATTGATTCGGGCTTATCACAAAAGCAGATTGATGAAATCCTGAAAAAGCAGGTGTTTTCCTTAGAAAATGCACAATAA
- a CDS encoding protein L, producing MAAYTKDTEVFLQLVKNDKQHWNNRYSPGEKVPVSGIYRCIACGKEVTCNENDPLPPQNSSQHISCRDIKWQLIIRTDTKGNQFKS from the coding sequence ATGGCAGCATATACAAAAGACACAGAAGTTTTCCTGCAATTAGTAAAAAATGATAAGCAACATTGGAATAATAGATATTCTCCAGGGGAGAAGGTGCCTGTTTCAGGGATTTATCGCTGTATTGCTTGTGGGAAAGAAGTAACTTGTAATGAGAATGATCCCTTACCTCCACAAAATTCATCTCAGCATATTTCTTGCAGGGATATAAAGTGGCAATTGATTATTCGAACAGATACTAAAGGAAATCAGTTTAAATCATAA